In Afipia sp. GAS231, a single window of DNA contains:
- a CDS encoding transglutaminase family protein, which yields MRLRIAHSTSYRYEPPATGVIQILRMTPGSHDGQYVAEWHVDVSTDSRLDTHEDAFGNVTHVLTHGPIADLTIRVEGLIETHDTGGVLRGTDERFPPSFFLRSTGLTEVNPAMATFARELRSESDGDILGFLHALMVQINEHMTFDEDPTNSGTSAAEAFTLKRGVCQDYAHIFIACARSGGVPARFVSGHFLRSDGTVNQQAGHAWAEAFVPNLGWVGFDPANAICTTDAHARVAIGLDYLGAAPVRGTRYGGGAETLTVAVKVDQAGRSGQWQSQS from the coding sequence ATGCGTCTGCGAATTGCCCATTCCACCAGCTATCGCTACGAGCCGCCGGCCACCGGCGTGATCCAGATTCTGCGCATGACGCCGGGCAGTCATGACGGGCAGTACGTCGCCGAATGGCATGTCGACGTCTCGACCGATTCCCGGCTCGACACCCATGAGGACGCCTTCGGCAACGTCACCCATGTGCTGACGCACGGGCCGATCGCCGACCTCACCATCCGCGTCGAGGGCCTGATCGAAACCCACGATACCGGCGGCGTGCTGCGCGGCACCGACGAACGGTTTCCGCCGAGCTTCTTCCTGCGCTCGACCGGACTGACGGAAGTCAATCCGGCGATGGCGACGTTTGCCCGCGAGCTGCGTTCGGAATCCGACGGCGATATCCTCGGCTTCCTGCATGCGCTGATGGTGCAGATCAACGAGCACATGACGTTCGACGAGGATCCGACCAACAGTGGAACCTCGGCGGCGGAAGCCTTCACGCTCAAGCGCGGCGTCTGCCAGGACTATGCGCATATCTTCATCGCCTGCGCCCGCTCCGGCGGCGTGCCGGCGCGGTTCGTGTCCGGGCATTTCCTGCGCTCCGACGGCACCGTGAACCAGCAGGCCGGGCACGCCTGGGCGGAAGCCTTCGTGCCCAATCTCGGCTGGGTCGGGTTCGATCCCGCCAACGCCATCTGCACCACCGACGCCCATGCCCGCGTCGCGATCGGGCTGGATTACCTCGGCGCAGCCCCGGTGCGCGGCACCCGCTATGGCGGCGGCGCGGAAACGTTGACGGTGGCGGTCAAGGTCGACCAGGCCGGACGCTCCGGCCAGTGGCAGAGCCAGTCGTAG
- a CDS encoding ABC transporter substrate-binding protein, with product MRARKLRGLFVVAPIALLCIALTATTPAAAQKKGGTLRLYHNDNPPSASLLEESTIASVTPFSAVFNNLVIFDSTKVHESIDTIIPDLAESWSWDQTNTKLTFKLRQGVKWHDGQPFTAKDVQCTWRMLIGKGDAKDFHRNPRKIWYTKLQDVSVNGDYEATFELSEPQPSLPVLLASAFSAVYPCHVPQQVMRTKPIGTGPFKFVEFKRGDSIRLVRNPDYFKKDRPYLDEITFRMIDNRATRMLAFSTGDYDITFPSDVSVPLMNDMKARAPKAICQTIQTGTQINLMVNRVNPPFDNADIRKAMSLSLDRKAFNTILMEGTGTLGGAMLAKPEGEWGMPPDMVAQLTGYGPDTAKNVAEAQAIMQKLGYSDAKPLPIKIQTRNLPSYRDAAVIVADQLKKIYISGELDILDTPRWYARLAKKDYTIGLNVTGVSVDDPDGNIVENYSCQSERNYTQYCNADVDKLLAAQSRELDREKRKKLVWDIERILVDDAARPIILHSAAGNCWQPYVRGYTPHDNSQYNYVRYEDVWLDK from the coding sequence GTGCGCGCCAGGAAGTTGCGGGGCCTATTCGTTGTCGCGCCGATTGCGCTATTGTGCATCGCGCTGACCGCCACAACCCCCGCCGCCGCCCAGAAGAAGGGCGGCACGCTGCGGCTCTATCACAACGACAATCCGCCGTCGGCCTCGCTGCTCGAGGAATCGACCATCGCTTCGGTGACGCCGTTTTCCGCGGTCTTCAACAACCTCGTCATCTTCGACTCCACCAAGGTTCACGAAAGCATCGACACCATCATCCCGGATCTGGCGGAAAGCTGGTCGTGGGACCAGACCAACACCAAACTCACCTTCAAACTCAGGCAAGGCGTGAAGTGGCATGACGGCCAGCCGTTCACCGCCAAGGACGTGCAGTGCACGTGGCGGATGCTGATCGGCAAGGGCGACGCCAAGGACTTTCACCGCAACCCGCGCAAGATCTGGTACACGAAACTTCAAGACGTCAGCGTCAACGGCGATTACGAGGCGACCTTCGAATTGAGCGAGCCGCAGCCGAGCCTGCCGGTGCTGCTCGCCAGTGCATTCTCGGCCGTCTATCCCTGTCATGTTCCGCAGCAGGTGATGCGCACCAAGCCGATCGGAACCGGGCCGTTCAAGTTCGTCGAGTTCAAGCGCGGCGATTCGATCCGTCTGGTGCGCAATCCCGATTACTTCAAGAAGGACAGGCCGTATCTGGACGAAATCACGTTCCGGATGATCGACAATCGCGCGACGCGGATGCTGGCGTTTTCGACCGGCGACTATGACATCACCTTTCCCTCAGATGTCAGCGTGCCCCTGATGAACGACATGAAGGCGCGGGCGCCGAAGGCAATCTGCCAGACGATCCAGACCGGGACCCAGATCAACCTGATGGTCAACCGCGTCAACCCGCCGTTCGACAATGCCGACATTCGCAAGGCGATGTCGCTGTCGCTGGATCGCAAGGCGTTCAACACCATCCTGATGGAAGGGACCGGCACGCTGGGCGGCGCGATGCTGGCGAAGCCCGAGGGCGAATGGGGCATGCCGCCGGACATGGTGGCACAGCTCACGGGCTATGGCCCTGACACCGCGAAGAATGTCGCCGAGGCGCAGGCGATCATGCAGAAGCTCGGCTACAGCGACGCCAAGCCGCTGCCGATCAAGATCCAGACCCGCAACCTGCCGAGCTATCGCGATGCCGCCGTCATCGTCGCCGATCAGCTCAAGAAGATCTACATCTCGGGTGAACTCGATATTCTCGATACGCCGCGCTGGTACGCCCGGCTGGCGAAGAAGGACTACACCATCGGCCTCAACGTCACCGGCGTCAGCGTCGACGATCCCGACGGCAATATCGTCGAGAACTATTCGTGCCAGTCGGAGCGCAATTACACCCAGTATTGCAACGCCGACGTGGACAAGCTGTTGGCGGCGCAATCGCGTGAACTGGACCGTGAAAAGCGCAAGAAGCTGGTCTGGGACATCGAGCGCATCCTGGTCGACGACGCGGCGCGCCCGATCATCCTGCACAGCGCCGCCGGCAATTGCTGGCAGCCCTACGTTAGGGGTTACACGCCGCACGACAACAGCCAGTACAATTACGTGCGGTACGAGGACGTGTGGCTGGATAAGTGA
- a CDS encoding class I SAM-dependent methyltransferase: MSAGDKAFTGSIPENYDRNMVPLIFESYAQDLAQRAVALSPKAVLETAAGSGVVTRALAAVLSADVRYVATDLNQPMLDYAATRQNADSRISWRQADAQALPFEDATFDLVCCQFGVMFFPDRPSGYREARRVLKPGGSFLFNVWDRIEENVFANDVTHALATFFPDDPPRFMARTPHGYHDITLIRSDLAKAGFSDVTIETREAVSRAASPLHAATAYCQGTPLRNEIEARGPDRLQAATEHAAAAIAQRHGSGEVAAKIQAHVILAKA, encoded by the coding sequence ATGTCGGCAGGCGACAAGGCATTCACCGGTTCGATCCCCGAAAACTACGATCGCAACATGGTTCCGCTGATCTTTGAGAGCTATGCGCAGGATTTGGCGCAAAGGGCCGTCGCGCTATCGCCCAAGGCTGTGCTGGAAACCGCCGCCGGCAGCGGCGTTGTGACGCGCGCGCTGGCAGCCGTGCTCTCAGCCGACGTCCGCTATGTCGCGACCGACCTCAACCAGCCGATGCTCGATTATGCCGCCACACGGCAAAACGCCGACAGCCGGATCAGTTGGCGCCAGGCGGATGCACAGGCGCTGCCGTTCGAGGATGCAACTTTCGATCTCGTCTGTTGCCAGTTCGGCGTCATGTTCTTCCCGGATCGGCCCTCCGGTTATCGTGAGGCACGGCGGGTACTGAAGCCAGGCGGAAGTTTTCTCTTCAATGTCTGGGATCGCATCGAGGAAAACGTATTCGCCAACGACGTCACCCATGCGCTGGCGACGTTTTTTCCCGACGACCCGCCCCGCTTCATGGCCCGGACGCCGCACGGTTACCACGACATCACATTGATCCGCAGCGACCTCGCAAAGGCCGGCTTTTCGGACGTCACGATCGAGACACGGGAGGCCGTGAGCCGCGCCGCATCGCCGCTTCATGCCGCGACGGCCTATTGCCAGGGAACGCCGTTGCGCAACGAGATCGAGGCCAGAGGTCCCGACCGGCTGCAGGCTGCCACGGAGCATGCAGCAGCCGCGATCGCACAACGACATGGTTCAGGCGAAGTCGCCGCCAAGATCCAGGCCCACGTCATTCTGGCCAAAGCCTGA
- a CDS encoding proteasome-type protease, with protein MTYCCGVLVRDGLVMIADTRTNAGLDNVSTFRKLHIFSKPGERIMAIASAGNLAISQSVLSTLTEGLEDPHTGEVETLMNAPTMFQAAQRIGRAIRNVHATEGEALKSEDVSFDVSFLFGGQIKGSKMRLFMVYTAGNFIECTTDTPYLQIGEHKYGKPVLDRAMHYDVELYEALKTSLISMDSTMRSNLGVGLPIDVLVVRTDACEADLNHRIEAGEPYFHDLRSRWSAALRAAHQNIPRPPYKTETEAKN; from the coding sequence ATGACCTATTGCTGCGGGGTGCTGGTACGGGACGGTCTGGTGATGATCGCGGATACCCGCACCAATGCCGGTCTCGACAACGTCTCGACCTTTCGCAAGCTGCATATCTTCTCCAAGCCCGGCGAGCGCATCATGGCGATCGCCAGCGCCGGCAATCTGGCGATCAGCCAGTCGGTGCTCTCGACCCTGACCGAAGGGCTGGAAGACCCGCACACCGGCGAGGTCGAGACCCTGATGAACGCGCCGACCATGTTCCAGGCGGCGCAGCGCATCGGCCGCGCCATCCGCAACGTGCACGCGACCGAAGGCGAGGCATTGAAGTCGGAAGACGTCTCCTTTGACGTGTCGTTTCTGTTCGGCGGCCAGATCAAGGGCTCCAAGATGCGGCTGTTCATGGTCTACACCGCCGGCAATTTCATCGAATGCACCACCGACACGCCCTACTTGCAGATCGGCGAGCACAAATACGGCAAGCCGGTGCTCGACCGCGCCATGCACTATGACGTCGAACTGTATGAGGCGTTGAAGACCAGCCTGATCTCGATGGATTCGACGATGCGCTCCAACCTCGGCGTCGGCCTTCCGATCGACGTGCTGGTGGTGCGCACCGATGCCTGCGAGGCCGATCTCAACCACCGTATCGAAGCCGGCGAGCCCTATTTCCACGACCTGCGCTCGCGCTGGTCGGCGGCGCTGCGCGCGGCGCACCAGAACATTCCAAGACCACCCTACAAGACCGAAACAGAAGCAAAAAACTGA
- a CDS encoding SDR family oxidoreductase — protein sequence MSEAANKIAVVTGAGTGVGRAASLALMNAGFTVVLAGRRLEMLEETKKLGDNVGKSMSVSADMTSPASIAALFAKVMETYGRLDVLFNNAGMGAPPVNFEDLTLEQWQAVVNTNLTGPFLCTQHAFRIMKDQTPRGGRIINNGSISAHAPRPYSAAYTSTKHAITGLTKASNLDGRKYDIAVGQVDIGNAATPMTDRMVAGPGVMQPDGTMKQEPRMDAKAVGDAVAYMAGLPLDANVLFMTVMASKMPFVGRG from the coding sequence ATGTCCGAGGCAGCAAACAAGATCGCAGTCGTCACCGGTGCGGGCACCGGGGTCGGACGCGCGGCATCGCTGGCGCTGATGAATGCCGGCTTCACCGTGGTGCTCGCCGGGCGCCGCCTGGAGATGCTGGAAGAAACCAAGAAGCTCGGCGACAACGTCGGCAAGAGCATGAGCGTATCCGCCGACATGACCAGCCCGGCTTCGATCGCGGCGCTGTTCGCCAAGGTGATGGAGACCTACGGCCGGCTCGACGTGCTCTTCAACAATGCCGGCATGGGCGCGCCGCCGGTCAATTTCGAGGATCTCACCCTCGAACAGTGGCAGGCGGTGGTGAACACCAACCTCACCGGGCCGTTTTTGTGCACCCAGCACGCCTTCCGCATCATGAAGGACCAGACCCCGCGCGGCGGCCGCATCATCAACAACGGCTCGATCTCGGCGCATGCGCCGCGGCCCTACTCCGCGGCCTATACCTCGACCAAGCACGCCATCACCGGCCTGACCAAGGCTTCCAACCTCGACGGCCGCAAGTACGACATCGCGGTCGGCCAGGTCGACATCGGCAATGCCGCAACGCCGATGACCGATCGCATGGTCGCCGGCCCCGGCGTGATGCAGCCCGACGGCACCATGAAACAGGAACCGCGGATGGACGCGAAAGCGGTCGGCGATGCCGTCGCCTACATGGCCGGCCTGCCACTCGACGCCAACGTGCTGTTCATGACTGTCATGGCCAGCAAGATGCCGTTTGTGGGACGGGGCTGA
- a CDS encoding MFS transporter encodes MSVIIPVGAGALLKYRPFLLFLLSRSFSRFATQIGAVAIGWQVYDLTGSALQLGMIGLVQFLPTALLLFVAGHAADRYERKRVVQICEIVEGLTALFLAFGAFGGWLTVTQIFIATFVLGIVGAFESPALAALLPLIAPQGSLQRATAISSGAAQIATITGPALGGLAYAFAPSAAYGLMGAFAFFAAACIGMVRMSQAAAVRDPATPDDLFAGVRFVRNNPSILGTISLDLFAVLLGGATALLPIYARDILQTGPLGLGILRAAPAVGALLMTAFLAHHTINHRVGMRMFQAVIVFGAATVVFALSQWMWLSVLALAILGAADTISVVIRFSLVQLATPDEMRGRVGAVNFLFINASNQLGQFESGITAALFGAVPAAVLGGVGTIAIALLWMKLFPTLRNVERLE; translated from the coding sequence ATGTCTGTCATTATACCTGTCGGCGCCGGTGCCCTGCTGAAATACAGGCCGTTTCTGCTGTTCCTGCTGTCGCGCAGCTTTTCGCGCTTTGCCACCCAGATCGGCGCGGTCGCGATCGGCTGGCAGGTCTACGACCTGACCGGCAGCGCCCTGCAGCTCGGCATGATCGGGCTGGTTCAGTTTCTGCCGACGGCGCTGCTGCTGTTTGTGGCCGGCCACGCCGCGGACCGCTACGAACGCAAACGCGTCGTGCAGATCTGCGAGATCGTCGAAGGATTGACGGCGCTGTTTCTCGCCTTTGGCGCCTTTGGCGGCTGGCTCACGGTGACGCAGATTTTCATCGCGACGTTCGTGCTCGGAATCGTCGGCGCCTTTGAGAGCCCGGCGCTGGCGGCGTTGCTGCCGCTGATCGCGCCGCAGGGCTCGCTGCAGCGGGCGACTGCGATCTCAAGCGGCGCGGCACAGATTGCCACCATCACCGGTCCGGCGCTTGGCGGGCTCGCCTATGCTTTCGCGCCCAGTGCGGCCTACGGGCTCATGGGCGCGTTCGCCTTTTTTGCGGCGGCCTGCATCGGCATGGTCCGGATGTCGCAAGCGGCCGCTGTCAGGGACCCGGCGACGCCGGACGATCTGTTTGCCGGGGTGCGTTTCGTCCGCAACAATCCGTCGATCCTGGGAACGATCTCGCTCGATCTGTTCGCCGTGCTGCTCGGAGGTGCTACGGCGCTGTTGCCGATCTATGCGCGCGACATCCTGCAGACCGGCCCGCTTGGTCTCGGCATTTTGCGCGCCGCGCCTGCGGTCGGTGCATTGCTGATGACGGCTTTCCTGGCGCACCACACCATCAACCATCGCGTCGGCATGCGGATGTTCCAGGCCGTGATCGTGTTCGGCGCAGCCACCGTGGTGTTCGCACTGTCGCAGTGGATGTGGTTGTCGGTGCTGGCGCTGGCGATACTCGGCGCGGCCGACACCATCAGCGTGGTCATTCGCTTTTCGCTGGTGCAGCTCGCGACGCCGGACGAAATGCGTGGCCGGGTCGGCGCGGTCAATTTCCTGTTCATCAACGCCTCCAACCAGCTCGGCCAGTTCGAGAGCGGCATCACCGCCGCGTTGTTCGGCGCGGTGCCGGCCGCCGTGCTCGGCGGCGTCGGCACCATTGCCATTGCGCTGTTGTGGATGAAGCTGTTTCCGACGCTGCGGAATGTGGAGAGGTTGGAGTAG
- a CDS encoding NupC/NupG family nucleoside CNT transporter, translated as MLQVQSAFGVLALLAIAWVLGENRRAVSLRQMAIGLAVTVATALVLIKLPPVAKAFGAINDAVGTIAAASRAGTSFVFGYLGGGALPFDLKAPGADFILAFQALPIILVMSVLTTLLFYWRVLPPVVRGMAWLLERTLGVGGAVGLSTAANIFLGMVEAPLFIRPYLASLTRSELFLVMTGGMAGIAGTVLVLYATLLAPLIPDAAAHFVIASVLGAPAAILISLIMVPETSNQRTGGAMADPDLHASSTMDAIVKGTTSGLELLLNIIAMLLVLVALVYLANAFLGLLPEIGGAKISLQRLLGYLMAPVCWLMGLPWPQAITAGSLMGTKTVLNELIAYVDLSKLGTDALDPRSRLIMLYAMCGFANFASLGIMIGGLGTMAPERREEINALGLKSIVSGTLTTCLMGAIVGVMTP; from the coding sequence ATGCTGCAAGTGCAATCCGCGTTCGGCGTTCTGGCGTTGCTGGCGATCGCCTGGGTGCTCGGCGAAAACCGCCGCGCGGTCTCGTTGCGGCAGATGGCGATAGGTCTTGCCGTCACGGTCGCGACTGCGCTGGTGCTGATCAAGCTGCCCCCCGTGGCCAAAGCGTTCGGCGCCATCAACGATGCCGTCGGCACCATCGCGGCCGCATCCCGCGCGGGGACTTCTTTTGTATTCGGCTATCTCGGCGGCGGCGCGCTGCCGTTCGATCTCAAGGCGCCGGGCGCGGATTTTATCCTGGCGTTCCAGGCGCTGCCGATCATTCTGGTGATGAGCGTGCTGACGACGTTGCTGTTCTACTGGCGCGTGCTGCCGCCGGTCGTGCGCGGCATGGCCTGGCTGCTCGAACGTACGCTCGGCGTCGGTGGCGCGGTGGGGCTCTCCACCGCTGCCAACATTTTTCTCGGCATGGTCGAAGCGCCGCTGTTCATTCGCCCCTATCTCGCGAGCCTCACTCGCAGCGAATTGTTTCTGGTGATGACCGGCGGCATGGCCGGCATCGCCGGCACCGTGCTGGTGCTCTACGCCACCTTGCTGGCGCCTTTGATCCCGGATGCGGCGGCGCATTTCGTGATCGCGTCCGTGCTAGGCGCGCCGGCCGCGATCCTGATCAGCCTGATCATGGTGCCGGAGACGTCCAACCAGCGCACCGGCGGCGCGATGGCGGATCCCGACCTGCACGCGTCGAGTACGATGGACGCGATCGTCAAGGGCACCACGAGCGGGCTCGAACTGCTGCTCAACATCATCGCGATGCTGCTGGTGCTGGTGGCGCTGGTCTATCTCGCCAACGCTTTTCTTGGGCTGCTGCCCGAGATCGGCGGCGCCAAAATCTCGCTGCAGCGGCTGCTCGGCTATCTGATGGCGCCGGTGTGCTGGCTGATGGGCCTGCCCTGGCCGCAGGCGATCACCGCGGGAAGCCTGATGGGCACCAAGACCGTGCTCAACGAATTGATCGCCTATGTCGATCTGTCGAAACTCGGGACCGACGCGCTCGATCCACGCTCGCGGCTGATCATGCTGTATGCGATGTGCGGCTTTGCCAATTTTGCCAGCCTCGGCATCATGATCGGCGGCCTCGGCACCATGGCGCCGGAGCGGCGCGAGGAAATCAACGCGCTCGGGTTGAAGTCGATCGTGTCGGGCACGCTGACGACGTGTTTGATGGGGGCGATCGTGGGGGTGATGACGCCCTAG